The nucleotide sequence GGCGAGCACGGCCTCCAAAGCCGCTTCCTCGCCCGGGCCAGCCACGGTGAGCGCACCGCGCCGGCTCAATAAGGGATGATCCGTGAAACCCGCCGGCGGACGTTTGAAGAATGGCTGACTGATGCGGTTGATACCCCGCACCGTCTCATTACCGTAGTTTGGGGTGAAGAGTGCCGCGGAGCGTCCGGTGCTGTGATAGCCGGGCTGCGCCTCGGCCTCGATCAGCACGACCGTGCCGCTCGCGGCCAACTCGAAAGCGACGGCCGCGCCCGCCATGCCAGCACCGAGAACCGCATAGTCGTAAATCATATGGCGGTTGCCTTTCGCAGTGCTAACCGCTGCCGTCAGTCAACCCTTCACCCAAAGTGTCGATTTTTCAATGCGGTGGGATCGGACTCAGGGAGTGCCGTCGGCGTTCGACTGGTGCGGTCATCAAATAGCGAAGTGTGCGGGCAAGCAATAAATATAAACTTTCTTGACTAAATGTAATATTTATAACATTTCTAAAGCAACCTCAGGAAGGAAGCTGCCGGATGGGCGCATCGGTTCGCGAGCGACTGCTGGAACGCCTCGGGACGGCGTCGAAAGCCGACAAGGCGATTGCCAACTTCATGCTTTCGCAGCTCGCAAACCTGCCCTTTGAGACGGCTGCCAGTCTCGCCGCCAAAGTCGAAGTGAGCGAGCCCACCGTGGGCCGCTTCTGCCGTACCCTCGGCTACAAGAGCTTCAAGGACCTGAAGGAGCATCTGAAGCAGGACATCGGCGAGAAGCCCTGGCTGATCAGCGATCGCCTGCGTGACCTGCGCGACCGGACCAAGGCAGGTGAAGATCAGCTCGCGCGGGGATTGGAGCTGGAGATCGCTGCGCTAGTCGCGATCTATGAACTTGCGCGCACTCCCGAGTGGGAGCGCGTCGTCAAACGTCTCGCGATCCGCCCGATCGTCCACGCCGCCGGGTTTCAGACCGAACGCGGAATGGCACAGATCTTCGTCAATCAATTGCAATATCTGCGCGATGGCGTACGGCTTCTCGATCTTGCCGGCGGCAACTTCGCCGAAATTCTGGCTTCCGATCCTGATCAGTCGTGCCTCGTGATCTTCGAGGCGCGCCGCTACTCGCGGCTGGCCGAGCAATTGGCCATCGAGACCAAGCAAGCCGGTATTCCGACCACCCTCGTCACCGATCCCTTCTGCGACTGGGGCCGCGATCTGGTCGACGAAATGTTCGTGGTGCCGACGGAGTTCAATCAGTTCTGGGACTCCGCTGCGCAGATGGCCAGCCTCGCAAATCTCCTGGTCAACGGGGTCTTCATGGAGCTCGGCCCGAAGGTCGAAGCAAGGATGGAGAAGATTGCCCGGCTCTATAGCGACTTCACCGGATACGTCGGCGACCCACCGCGAAAACCGGGGAGACTCACAGACTGATACGCACTCACAAAAGATAACAATCGAACAGGGATCTTTGTCATGCGCTTCACGACCCAATCACTCCTGCTTGCAGGCTCGATGCTGGTTTCGACCGGCCTCGTCGCGCTTCCGTCCGCTGTCCATGGGCAGGAAGCCACTTTCGTCATGTCAGCCGCCAACGTTGGCACACCAAGCTACGACCCGATCAACAGTACGAAGGTGAACGACGCCATCACCTTGATCTTCGATCGGATGGTGATCCAAGACGCGGACCAGAGCTTTCACGGTCAGCTTGCCACTGAATGGGAATCGACGCCCGACGGCATGTCCTGGACCTTCAAGCTGCGTCCAGGCGTGACCTTCCATGATGGCGAACCTTTCAATGCCGAGACGATCGTCTGGTGGATCCCGCAATTCGCCGGCACCGAAAACGCCTTCATGACGGAGGCGATCGAACGGATCGAAGTGATCGACGATCTGACCGTCCGTTTCGTGATGAAGAACCCGGATCCCAATCTCCTGTCCAACATGTCGACCGGTTTCATGGGCATCCCCTCGCCAAAAGCGTTCGAGGCCATGGGTGACGATTTCGGCGTTACGGGCGCGGTCGGCTCGGGCCCCTACAAACTCGAAGACTTCACCGTCGGCCAGGAAACGGTCCTGGTCGCCAACGAAGACTATGCCTGGGCGTCCGCTCTTTCGGAAAACCAGGGGCCGGCCAAGATAAAGACCCTGACCATCCGCGAAATCGCCGAGGACTCAACAGCGTTTCTGGAACTGAGAACCGGCGGTGTCGACATGCTCCTCAGCGTTCCCACCGACTTCCTGCCGCAGCTCGAAGCCGAAGAAACGGTTGAGGTCGGCACCTTGCCCGGCACCGGTCTCTTTTACATTCCCATGAATACGACCGTCGCTCCTTTCACCGACATCAAGGTCCGCGAGGCAACGGCACTATCGATCAATCAGCAGGAGATTCTCGACAATCTCTTTGGCGGAGTCGGCTCGGTCGCCAACACGTTCCTGATCGACTCGCTGCTGTCGGCGAAGGTCGATCCCGATCTCAAGATCTCCTACGACCCGGACCGCTCGAACGAACTGCTCGATGAAGCGGGCTGGACGCTCGGTTCCGGCGGCATCCGCGAGAAGGACGGAGAAAAGCTTCAGGTCGCCCTCTGGACCCAGAACGGTACGGAGTTCAAGCGGGTGACCGAAGTGGTACAGGCCCAGTTGAAAGCCGTTGGAATCGGCGCCGACATCACCGTCTTCGACAGCGCGACGATCAACGATCAGTACCGCAAGGGGGCCGAGCATCAGCTCGCCGTTCGCTCCTATTCCTGGGCAAATGCCGACATCATCGACTGGTTCTTCAGCGCCAGTCGGCTGGGCTATCCCAACGTTTCCATGTGGAACGATCCCAAAGCGGAAGCCCTGAACGAAGCGGCCATGAAGCAATCGCGCACCTGGGAAGAAAGGGTCGCGAACTTCACGGCCTATCATGAATACGTACTGTCGCAGTTCGTCTTCGCACCGATCTACCAGCCGGTTCAGATCTATGCCTACAACAAGGACACCCTGAGCCTGCCGGAAAGCGTGCGTGGCACACGGCTACAAAGTCAGACAGTGGTCGATATCGCGGTCCAGTAACACACCTCGACTCTTGGCAACCGCAAGGCGGGAACCGGAATGATCAGCTTCTTCCTCAGGCGGCTTCTGCTGCTCATTCCGGTCTTCCTCGCCGTGTCGCTCGTGATCTTCATGATCGTGCACCTGGTGCCTGGGGACCCGATCGACAATCTGGTACAGATCAACTCGACCGCGGAGCAGAAGGCCGCCCTGGCGGCGAAGTACGGACTCGACAAGCCGCTTTATCAGCAATACGGAATCTGGCTCGGCAAGGCGCTGAGCGGCGATCTCGGCGAAGCGATCATCCTGCGTCGTCCGGTCGCCGACCTGATCGCGCAAAATCTGCCGCATTCCCTGGCCCTCGGCGGGCTGGCGCTGTTGTTCTCGACCGTCGTGGGGATTGCGGCGGGTGCCTTGGCGGCGATCTACAAGAATAGCTGGATCGACCGGACCACGATGACCGTGATCCTGCTCGGCTCTACCGTACCCGGCTTCTGGTTGGGTCTCCTGCTGATCATGCTGTTCGCCGTCCAGCTCGGCTGGTTCCCGGTTTCAGGCGCACGAAGTTGGGATGCGCTGGTGTTGCCGGTCCTCACGATCGGGCTTGGCGGCGTGGCGTTGGTGGCGCGCGTCACGCGGGTCGCGATGATGGAGACGGCCCGCCAAGACTTCGTGATGATGCTCCATGCCAAGGGCGTACCCCCTTGGCGGATTGAGCTGCGCCACGTGCTGCGTCACGCGCTCATGCCCGTCGTCACCATCCTCAGTCTGCGGATCGGTTGGATTCTGGGTGGCGCCGTGACGGTTGAATTCGTTTTTGCCCGACCGGGACTCGGCTCTCTCCTGATCACCTCGCTCAATCAGCGCGACTATCCGGTGGTGCAGGGCGCTCTTCTGATGCTCGCCATCGCCGTGATGCTCGGCACGCTGCTGGGCGACGTGATGCAAGCGGCAATGGATCCGCGCGTCCGTGAAAGGATCAAGTGACATGGCTGGATTGACCGCCGTCGCGACGGCGCTTCGTTCTCCGCGCGGGGCCGTTTCCGCCTCGGTCTTGCTGCTGGTGATCGCCTGTGCGCTCTTTGCGCCGCTGATCGCGCCCTACGCCTACGACATCCAGAACCTGCCGGGCTCCAACAGCGGGCCGAATTGGGCGAACTGGATGGGGACGGACGAATTCGGCCGAGATCTGCTCTCGCGCATCGTCTACGGTGCGCGTACGTCACTGACCGTAGCGGTCAGTTCGATTGGCATTTCCGTCGTCGTGGGCATGACTCTCGGCTCGTTGGCCGGATACTTCGGCGGTGCGTTCGACCGGGCGGTGACGGCCGTGGTGGACCTGACCTGGTCGTTTCCCGAGATTTTGATCGCATTGATCCTGATCGCCATCATCGGTCCCGGCCTGCAAAGCACGATGGTTGCCATCAGCATCGCCTACTTGGCGCAGTTCACCCGACTCACGCGTGCGCAGATCATGGCGCTGAAGAACGAGACCTATGTCGAGGCAACCGCCAGTCTGGGAGCCGGTCATGCACACATCATCTTCCGCCACCTTCTGCCGAACGCGCTGACACCGGTCATCGTGGCCGGCATGCTGGCGACCGGTGACGCCATCATCCTCGAAGCCACGCTCGGCTTCTTCGGTCTGGGTGCGCAACCACCAACTCCAAGCTGGGGCGCGATGATGTCGAGTGGAACGGCGCAGATCTTCATCGCGCCCTGGATCATCATCTTCCCCGGCTTGGCCATCGCCATCACCGTGATAGCAATCAACCTCTTCGGCGATGCGCTGATTGAAGCGATGGATATCCGGAGCCGGCTTAGGAGCAATTGAGATGCCGCTACTCTCAGTGCACGAAGTTTCGGTCTCCATTGGCGAACTCGACCCGATCGAGGGCGTATCCTTCGATATCGACAAAGGCGAAATCCTGGGTCTCGTCGGGGAGTCCGGCTCCGGGAAGTCCTTGACGGCAATGTCCGTCATGGGGCTCTTGCCCCGTATAGGTGGCACGATCGTCAAGGGGTCGATCGTCTTCGACGGAACCCAACTCGTCGGCCTGCGCGAAGCCGACCTTCGGCGTCTGCGCGGCCGCCGTATCGCTCTGATCAGCCAGAACCCGATGACCTCGCTCGACCCCATCATCCGAATCGGGGCGCAGATCGACCAGGTGTCCACACTCCATCTGGGTCTCGATGCCCCAGCAGCGAAAGCGCGCAGCATCGATCTGATCAGCCAGTTGCGGATCCCGGAGCCGGAGGCGATTCATGGCGCCTATCCCCATCAGCTTTCGGGCGGCATGAAGCAAAGAATTGTCATAGCCATGGCGCTGGCCGCCGGACCCGATCTGATTATCGCCGATGAGCCGACAACCGCGCTCGACGTGACCATTCAAGCCCAGATCATCCAGATCATGGTCGAACTGGTGCGCGACCGAGGGCTGGCGCTGCTGTTGATCACCCACGACATGGGTGTCGTGGCGCAGGCTTGCGACCGGGTTGTCGTGCTCTACGCCGGCCGTGTCGCCGAGACGAATACGGTCGATGCGATCTTCACCGATCCCAAACACCCCTATACCCGCGAGCTGATCGGCTGCATTCCTCGGCAAGGACAGGCGTCCGGCAGTCTCAAGGGCATCCACGGTGCCGTTCCAAGCATTCTCGACTATCCGGCGGGCTGCCGCTTCAACCCGCGTTGCCTACTGGCAGAAGACCTTTGCCGCACGGCGGTTCCACCGCTGGAACGGAAGACATCAGGTCTTGCCGCCTGCCACCTGAGCGAGGCTTGATCCGATGGAAACTGCCGCCGATAGTCTCGCAACCACCGACAGTCTCGTAACCATCGACAGGCTGGTGCGCGAGTTCTCCTCCGGAGGCGGATTGATGAAGCCTCGGCGGACCATGCGGGCGGTGAACGATGTCTCGCTCGAGGTGCCGCGCGGGCAGGTCACGGGCGTGGTCGGAGAGTCCGGGTGCGGCAAGTCCACCCTGGCCAGACTGGTGCTGCGTCTGATCGATGCGACCAGCGGTACGATCACGTTCGACGGCATCGACATCGCCACCCAGTCACCGGCAGCAATGCGCAAGCTGCGGCGGCGGATGCAAATGGTGTTTCAGGACCCCTACTCCGCCATCGATCCGCGCTACAGCATTCGCCGCGCGCTACTGGAACCGTTTCAGGTACAGGGCGTCCAGCAGAGTGCCGCCGAGGCGGATCGGGCCGTCGAGGAACTGATCTCCATGGTCGGTCTCAGCCCGCGCATGGTCGCAAGCTTTCCGCATCAATTGTCGGGCGGGCAGAAGCAACGGGTGG is from Algihabitans albus and encodes:
- a CDS encoding MurR/RpiR family transcriptional regulator, whose protein sequence is MGASVRERLLERLGTASKADKAIANFMLSQLANLPFETAASLAAKVEVSEPTVGRFCRTLGYKSFKDLKEHLKQDIGEKPWLISDRLRDLRDRTKAGEDQLARGLELEIAALVAIYELARTPEWERVVKRLAIRPIVHAAGFQTERGMAQIFVNQLQYLRDGVRLLDLAGGNFAEILASDPDQSCLVIFEARRYSRLAEQLAIETKQAGIPTTLVTDPFCDWGRDLVDEMFVVPTEFNQFWDSAAQMASLANLLVNGVFMELGPKVEARMEKIARLYSDFTGYVGDPPRKPGRLTD
- a CDS encoding ABC transporter substrate-binding protein, which translates into the protein MRFTTQSLLLAGSMLVSTGLVALPSAVHGQEATFVMSAANVGTPSYDPINSTKVNDAITLIFDRMVIQDADQSFHGQLATEWESTPDGMSWTFKLRPGVTFHDGEPFNAETIVWWIPQFAGTENAFMTEAIERIEVIDDLTVRFVMKNPDPNLLSNMSTGFMGIPSPKAFEAMGDDFGVTGAVGSGPYKLEDFTVGQETVLVANEDYAWASALSENQGPAKIKTLTIREIAEDSTAFLELRTGGVDMLLSVPTDFLPQLEAEETVEVGTLPGTGLFYIPMNTTVAPFTDIKVREATALSINQQEILDNLFGGVGSVANTFLIDSLLSAKVDPDLKISYDPDRSNELLDEAGWTLGSGGIREKDGEKLQVALWTQNGTEFKRVTEVVQAQLKAVGIGADITVFDSATINDQYRKGAEHQLAVRSYSWANADIIDWFFSASRLGYPNVSMWNDPKAEALNEAAMKQSRTWEERVANFTAYHEYVLSQFVFAPIYQPVQIYAYNKDTLSLPESVRGTRLQSQTVVDIAVQ
- a CDS encoding ABC transporter permease, translated to MISFFLRRLLLLIPVFLAVSLVIFMIVHLVPGDPIDNLVQINSTAEQKAALAAKYGLDKPLYQQYGIWLGKALSGDLGEAIILRRPVADLIAQNLPHSLALGGLALLFSTVVGIAAGALAAIYKNSWIDRTTMTVILLGSTVPGFWLGLLLIMLFAVQLGWFPVSGARSWDALVLPVLTIGLGGVALVARVTRVAMMETARQDFVMMLHAKGVPPWRIELRHVLRHALMPVVTILSLRIGWILGGAVTVEFVFARPGLGSLLITSLNQRDYPVVQGALLMLAIAVMLGTLLGDVMQAAMDPRVRERIK
- a CDS encoding ABC transporter permease — its product is MAGLTAVATALRSPRGAVSASVLLLVIACALFAPLIAPYAYDIQNLPGSNSGPNWANWMGTDEFGRDLLSRIVYGARTSLTVAVSSIGISVVVGMTLGSLAGYFGGAFDRAVTAVVDLTWSFPEILIALILIAIIGPGLQSTMVAISIAYLAQFTRLTRAQIMALKNETYVEATASLGAGHAHIIFRHLLPNALTPVIVAGMLATGDAIILEATLGFFGLGAQPPTPSWGAMMSSGTAQIFIAPWIIIFPGLAIAITVIAINLFGDALIEAMDIRSRLRSN
- a CDS encoding ABC transporter ATP-binding protein is translated as MPLLSVHEVSVSIGELDPIEGVSFDIDKGEILGLVGESGSGKSLTAMSVMGLLPRIGGTIVKGSIVFDGTQLVGLREADLRRLRGRRIALISQNPMTSLDPIIRIGAQIDQVSTLHLGLDAPAAKARSIDLISQLRIPEPEAIHGAYPHQLSGGMKQRIVIAMALAAGPDLIIADEPTTALDVTIQAQIIQIMVELVRDRGLALLLITHDMGVVAQACDRVVVLYAGRVAETNTVDAIFTDPKHPYTRELIGCIPRQGQASGSLKGIHGAVPSILDYPAGCRFNPRCLLAEDLCRTAVPPLERKTSGLAACHLSEA
- a CDS encoding ABC transporter ATP-binding protein — protein: METAADSLATTDSLVTIDRLVREFSSGGGLMKPRRTMRAVNDVSLEVPRGQVTGVVGESGCGKSTLARLVLRLIDATSGTITFDGIDIATQSPAAMRKLRRRMQMVFQDPYSAIDPRYSIRRALLEPFQVQGVQQSAAEADRAVEELISMVGLSPRMVASFPHQLSGGQKQRVGIARALALRPSFLVLDEPTASLDVSIQAQIIDLLEALKENLGLTYLFISHDLSLVRYFCDRVVVMYLGRVMEILPGATAIPRHHYARALLDSNFEPDPARRKVITMLSGEIPSPFAVIPGCAFAPRCPAATDLCRNHRPPLTDIGGGHQISCHHPID